The proteins below come from a single Methanothrix thermoacetophila PT genomic window:
- a CDS encoding HVO_2753 family zinc finger protein has product MCYPDRKVYSRTSRRSERRSMKDVPEKCISCGVTLLGIGGVRFPCPSCGEVIARCNRCKKQSNIYTCKSCGFTGP; this is encoded by the coding sequence ATGTGCTATCCAGATCGCAAAGTTTATAGCAGGACGTCAAGAAGGAGTGAGCGGAGAAGCATGAAAGACGTACCAGAGAAGTGTATATCGTGCGGTGTTACCCTGCTTGGTATCGGAGGCGTCAGATTTCCATGTCCGAGCTGTGGTGAGGTCATCGCCAGATGCAACAGGTGCAAGAAGCAGAGCAATATCTACACATGCAAAAGCTGTGGGTTCACCGGTCCGTGA
- a CDS encoding ABC transporter substrate-binding protein encodes MDGDMQVSADELRIAEESFTKGEISSDALAEIRHIHDRYPLSIVDSAGRNVTFYRPIRSIACTVSHQLETLRSIGIPRAMVVAVPSDIEKYSIFQEYHDLPQIGHFYEPDLEQIIRIHPDLLLVHPGPGPTGQNYLQTVLDRLNGTGITVFCLACSRPDSYSEEIEKLGRILERGNESASFRAFYEGVLGSVIGRTEGIPDEERPKVYVEYGPYRVSNNPILDAMPVEMAGGRSIITGRTGGEVSPETVIVEDPDVIIRLVYDEDYDAKDAKDISKLKFARDEILERPELQNVTAVRNGRVFVMASPFWTYLPYSGCRHFIGLAYLAKILHPDTFADMDPRAVHQRYLTEFQHLDYDLNKRGALIYPEP; translated from the coding sequence TTGGATGGAGATATGCAGGTCTCAGCGGATGAGCTGAGGATTGCAGAGGAGTCGTTTACAAAAGGTGAGATCTCATCAGATGCACTGGCAGAGATAAGGCATATTCATGACAGATATCCTCTGAGCATTGTAGATTCTGCTGGCAGAAATGTTACATTCTACAGACCCATAAGGTCCATTGCCTGCACAGTATCTCATCAGTTAGAGACACTGAGATCCATCGGCATTCCGCGAGCGATGGTGGTTGCAGTACCTTCAGATATAGAGAAATACTCCATTTTCCAGGAGTACCATGATCTTCCTCAAATAGGCCACTTCTATGAGCCTGATCTTGAGCAGATAATTAGGATACACCCAGATCTTCTTCTCGTGCATCCAGGGCCAGGCCCCACCGGTCAGAACTACCTCCAAACGGTGCTGGACAGGCTCAACGGCACAGGTATAACGGTCTTCTGCCTTGCATGCAGCCGGCCTGATTCATATTCAGAGGAGATCGAGAAGCTCGGCAGGATCCTGGAGAGGGGGAACGAGTCCGCCAGTTTCCGTGCCTTCTACGAGGGTGTCCTCGGATCGGTTATCGGCAGGACAGAGGGAATACCCGATGAGGAGAGGCCAAAGGTGTATGTTGAATATGGACCATACAGGGTGTCGAACAACCCCATTCTCGATGCCATGCCAGTCGAGATGGCCGGTGGAAGGAGCATAATCACTGGCAGGACAGGAGGAGAGGTCTCTCCTGAGACGGTGATCGTGGAGGACCCGGATGTCATCATAAGACTTGTCTATGATGAGGATTACGACGCCAAAGACGCAAAAGATATTTCAAAGCTGAAGTTCGCGAGGGACGAGATCCTGGAAAGACCAGAGCTGCAGAATGTCACCGCAGTCAGGAACGGCAGGGTCTTTGTTATGGCATCTCCTTTCTGGACGTATCTGCCCTACAGCGGATGCAGGCATTTCATAGGCCTGGCATATCTCGCAAAGATACTTCACCCAGATACATTCGCAGATATGGATCCCAGAGCAGTGCACCAGAGATACCTTACAGAGTTTCAGCATCTCGACTATGATCTGAATAAACGTGGCGCACTGATCTACCCAGAGCCCTGA
- a CDS encoding NAD(+)/NADH kinase: MVPIRIGFVSRNDEESIQLAGSLIDHFRSRAEIFVEPELAEHLGWKGTPVEEMDVDFIVSIGGDGTILRTIHKMEDPRPILGINMGTVGFLVDVEPKDAVRTIEHLLLGFEVDERTRIETLLRGERLPPATNEVALITSSPAKMLDFEIKVNGSPLERLRADGMIFATSTGSTAYAMSAGGPIVDPHLDAIVLVPVAPFKLSARPWVIRGDSMIEVDLKLPGKEALVVVDGQTMATVTHGDEIIMRKAERPARFVKASRDGFYEKVKAKLV, translated from the coding sequence GTGGTACCAATTAGAATAGGCTTTGTCTCCCGAAACGATGAAGAATCGATACAACTTGCAGGATCTCTCATAGACCATTTCAGGAGCAGGGCTGAGATTTTTGTCGAGCCGGAGCTCGCGGAGCATCTGGGGTGGAAGGGGACACCGGTCGAGGAGATGGATGTCGATTTCATAGTTTCCATAGGCGGTGACGGTACCATTCTCAGGACGATACACAAGATGGAGGATCCCAGGCCGATTCTCGGCATAAACATGGGCACAGTGGGGTTTCTTGTTGATGTGGAGCCAAAGGATGCGGTCAGAACCATAGAGCATCTGCTTCTCGGATTCGAGGTGGATGAGAGGACCAGGATAGAGACCCTGCTGAGGGGGGAGAGGCTACCACCAGCGACGAACGAGGTCGCGCTCATAACCTCCAGTCCCGCGAAGATGCTCGATTTCGAGATAAAGGTCAACGGATCTCCGCTGGAGAGGCTTCGCGCAGACGGCATGATATTCGCGACATCCACCGGATCCACAGCCTATGCTATGTCTGCAGGCGGGCCCATAGTGGATCCGCACCTGGATGCGATAGTCCTGGTGCCCGTGGCTCCATTCAAGCTATCCGCGCGACCGTGGGTGATTCGAGGAGACAGTATGATCGAGGTCGACCTGAAGCTCCCGGGAAAGGAGGCGCTGGTGGTCGTCGACGGCCAGACGATGGCCACGGTCACGCATGGTGATGAGATCATCATGCGGAAGGCTGAGAGGCCGGCGCGTTTCGTGAAGGCTAGCAGGGATGGGTTCTACGAGAAGGTCAAGGCCAAGCTCGTTTGA
- a CDS encoding amino acid kinase family protein, with amino-acid sequence MPMRFYVVKIGGSLIGCAKDIVRRLFLLSENGYGFLLVPGGGPMADLVRSLYKSGLVSDEAAHWMAVLAMEEYAYLLADGTGAELVDDPCPSQDIRILRPYRYLLKNDSGLEHSWDYTSDAIAALVACRLGSDMIKVTDVDGVMISGRLVSEIRASELMGLRSCIDQGSLRIIGSCGSRCFVLNGSIPERLIAMMEELPERCHGTVIW; translated from the coding sequence ATGCCCATGCGCTTTTATGTTGTAAAGATCGGCGGAAGCCTGATCGGATGCGCGAAGGATATCGTCCGCAGGCTCTTCCTTCTCTCTGAGAACGGGTATGGCTTTCTGCTTGTTCCAGGCGGTGGCCCGATGGCTGATCTTGTGAGATCTCTTTATAAGAGTGGATTGGTAAGCGATGAGGCCGCGCACTGGATGGCTGTTCTCGCGATGGAGGAGTATGCGTATCTCCTGGCGGACGGGACCGGGGCGGAGCTTGTGGATGATCCATGCCCCTCGCAGGACATTCGTATCCTGAGGCCATACAGGTATCTCCTGAAAAACGACAGTGGTCTGGAGCACAGCTGGGATTACACATCAGATGCCATCGCGGCGCTTGTGGCATGCAGGCTCGGTTCGGATATGATAAAGGTGACTGATGTCGATGGAGTCATGATCTCGGGAAGGCTTGTGTCCGAGATACGTGCGTCAGAGCTCATGGGGCTTCGGAGCTGCATCGATCAGGGCTCACTGAGGATAATCGGCTCCTGCGGATCGAGATGCTTCGTCCTCAACGGCTCCATCCCGGAGAGGCTCATCGCGATGATGGAGGAGCTGCCTGAAAGATGCCACGGTACTGTGATATGGTAA
- the bchH gene encoding magnesium chelatase subunit H has product MKITCISTVHSSALVSAARNIKKNHALPFELRVYYPEQLDLCVDPEGFSEELRSSDAVLVDIRGSCRAEEIAYETLKDGDNIVVNLVSPIGRMMSITRLGSFRGSSVARRLKAGEVRDPEDLWEKIKTIQGIVETAGKVVPLAPVRDAGNYIKIVRYWRYGGTENLQNLLTLLLREYLGCDLPRPPDPLPFPEYGIYHRGGFLDSLDALLPHLDAERATIGVLFYGNMHFDQCLPVLKALDDRLGDMNVIPVFSDGIHNLRAIRSFFLKDKPVIDAMINLTWFRINGGPLGGDPDLTKNLLNDLDVPVFAPVSMYQSSIDDWERSDAGLSPTESIMAVIWPELDGCAEPIPCCGVRSFKIDDMEVREVAAIDDRISRIASRIRSWVHLRREENARKRIALIIYNYPPGEENLGRASYLDVFASLKRLLYTMKDAGYSLSIPDMELDHLFYKMAAVNTGKWLQTDITLRECPSMSREEYMQAFKSLPEELQNEILDFWGEPPGEVMVSGGGILIPGLDLGNVFIGVQPARPPLEGIDLNEISHDKTKPPHHQYIAFYHWLQRVWRADAVVHIGTHGLAEFMKGKELALSSRCYPDFLIGDMPNLYFYHVVNTSEVIIAKRRLYAMTISYNSPPYTNADLYEGYMELEELIDEHSQAVTYDHSRADRLRERIFKRAGELNITAKSIDEIQDMLYEMKRRIIPKGLHVLGESYRKEDLESFMRMLLRYDRDGVRSLNSIVAEAMGLDYRELLKNRSRKLDEVDKICSEITGIAVDGSDRSYPLEIKGYLSDELKKTLSYGLEAVRRYSDNSIEIKNFIRGLDGRFIEPSVGGDIIRSPHALPTGKNLVQFDPTRIPTSDAIKRGEEIAENTIRAYIERTGSYPSMVGVVLWGFETTKTGGETIGQILRYLGVRLERDPGSLAVRIIPLTLEELGRPRVDCLVNICGFFRDMFPNVVQLLDRAFALVSSLEEPLDMNYVRKHTLDNMKSLLQNGMEEKQAGVLAKGRIFGPRAGEYGTRMLPLVEDSVWRTEDELAEVYASSMGHIYTEGIHAAQQLDLYRSNISRVDLVSQIRDSHDWEFIDLDHYFEFFGGLSSAVRSARGSDPVMLVSDTTGEVIRTEDIRSAVEIGVRTRLLNPRWIDGMLAHRFHGAQQIADRIENMLGLAATTHSVESWVWSSIAERYMFDETTRQKLLENNHYAAVKIGEWLMEAHRRGYWKAEDDEIERLRRSCLEMEGEIEDGGSKS; this is encoded by the coding sequence ATGAAGATCACTTGCATATCAACCGTTCACAGCTCTGCTCTGGTGTCTGCAGCCCGCAACATTAAGAAGAACCATGCACTTCCGTTTGAGCTGAGGGTATATTACCCTGAGCAGCTTGACCTCTGTGTTGATCCTGAGGGATTCTCTGAGGAGCTCAGGTCCTCTGATGCTGTGCTGGTCGACATAAGAGGCAGCTGCAGAGCAGAGGAGATCGCTTACGAAACGCTGAAAGATGGAGATAACATTGTCGTCAACCTTGTCAGCCCCATCGGAAGAATGATGTCCATAACCAGGCTCGGATCTTTTCGAGGATCATCGGTGGCCAGGAGACTGAAGGCAGGCGAGGTTAGGGACCCAGAGGATCTATGGGAGAAGATCAAGACTATCCAGGGCATAGTTGAGACCGCGGGCAAAGTTGTTCCGCTGGCTCCCGTGAGGGATGCAGGCAACTACATAAAGATTGTGAGGTACTGGAGGTACGGTGGCACAGAGAACCTCCAAAACCTTCTCACCCTGCTTCTCAGGGAATATCTTGGATGCGATCTTCCGCGGCCTCCAGATCCACTGCCGTTTCCAGAGTATGGAATATATCACAGAGGAGGATTCCTCGATTCTCTGGATGCGCTTCTGCCTCATCTGGATGCGGAGAGAGCCACCATAGGAGTCCTGTTCTACGGAAACATGCACTTCGATCAGTGCCTTCCTGTGCTCAAGGCTCTTGATGACAGACTTGGGGATATGAACGTCATACCTGTATTCTCAGATGGCATTCACAACCTGAGAGCGATCAGGAGCTTCTTCCTGAAAGATAAGCCTGTGATAGATGCGATGATAAACCTCACATGGTTCCGCATAAATGGAGGACCTCTGGGAGGTGATCCTGATCTCACAAAAAATCTTCTGAATGATCTCGATGTCCCGGTGTTCGCGCCTGTATCAATGTACCAGAGCTCCATTGATGATTGGGAGAGATCTGATGCAGGTCTGTCCCCGACAGAGTCGATAATGGCTGTTATATGGCCAGAGCTGGATGGGTGCGCAGAGCCTATACCATGCTGCGGTGTGCGCTCCTTCAAGATCGATGATATGGAAGTGCGTGAGGTGGCTGCCATCGATGATCGCATCTCCAGGATAGCCTCACGGATACGCAGCTGGGTGCATCTCAGGAGAGAAGAGAATGCGAGAAAGAGAATCGCGCTGATAATATACAACTACCCTCCAGGAGAGGAGAACCTCGGAAGGGCATCATACCTAGATGTCTTCGCCAGCCTGAAGCGGTTGCTCTACACAATGAAAGATGCCGGATACAGCCTGAGTATACCGGATATGGAGCTCGATCATCTTTTTTACAAGATGGCAGCCGTGAACACAGGAAAATGGCTCCAGACAGATATCACCCTGAGAGAATGCCCATCCATGAGCCGCGAAGAATACATGCAGGCATTCAAATCTCTTCCAGAGGAGCTGCAGAATGAGATCTTGGATTTCTGGGGAGAGCCACCAGGTGAGGTGATGGTATCCGGTGGTGGGATTCTCATACCTGGCCTGGATCTCGGAAACGTCTTCATCGGTGTGCAGCCAGCACGTCCGCCTCTTGAGGGCATTGATTTAAATGAGATCTCGCATGATAAAACAAAACCCCCTCATCACCAGTACATCGCATTCTACCACTGGCTCCAGAGGGTATGGCGTGCTGATGCGGTCGTTCACATCGGCACTCACGGTCTTGCAGAGTTCATGAAGGGGAAGGAGCTGGCTCTGAGCTCAAGATGCTATCCAGATTTTCTCATAGGGGATATGCCAAACCTCTATTTCTACCATGTCGTCAACACCTCAGAGGTCATCATAGCCAAAAGAAGGCTGTACGCCATGACCATCAGCTACAACTCTCCTCCGTACACAAATGCCGACCTCTACGAGGGATACATGGAGCTTGAGGAACTGATAGATGAGCACAGCCAGGCTGTGACATACGATCATAGCAGAGCGGATCGGCTCAGAGAACGTATCTTCAAGAGAGCAGGAGAGCTAAACATCACAGCGAAGAGCATCGATGAGATACAGGATATGCTCTACGAGATGAAGAGGAGAATTATACCTAAAGGCCTTCATGTTCTCGGGGAGAGCTACCGCAAGGAAGATCTGGAGAGCTTTATGCGGATGCTTCTGAGATATGACAGAGATGGGGTGAGATCCCTGAACAGCATCGTCGCAGAAGCAATGGGGCTCGATTACAGAGAGCTTCTGAAAAACCGATCTCGAAAGCTCGATGAGGTCGACAAGATCTGCTCAGAGATCACAGGCATCGCAGTTGATGGATCTGATAGAAGCTATCCTCTGGAGATCAAGGGATATCTGAGCGATGAGCTGAAGAAGACGCTCAGCTACGGTTTGGAGGCGGTCAGAAGATACTCTGACAACAGCATTGAGATAAAGAACTTTATCAGAGGGCTTGATGGTAGATTTATAGAGCCATCGGTTGGCGGAGATATAATCAGATCTCCTCATGCGCTCCCAACGGGAAAAAACCTCGTCCAGTTCGATCCAACCCGAATACCAACATCAGATGCAATTAAGAGAGGAGAGGAGATAGCAGAGAATACCATCCGGGCATACATAGAAAGAACAGGCAGCTATCCATCCATGGTCGGGGTCGTCCTGTGGGGATTCGAGACCACGAAGACCGGAGGGGAGACCATCGGACAGATCCTGCGCTACCTCGGTGTGCGCCTGGAGCGCGATCCGGGATCTCTGGCTGTCAGGATAATACCATTGACTCTGGAGGAGCTCGGTAGGCCGAGAGTGGACTGCCTGGTCAACATCTGCGGGTTCTTCAGGGATATGTTCCCAAATGTGGTGCAGCTTCTCGACAGGGCGTTTGCTCTCGTGAGTTCCCTCGAAGAGCCGCTGGATATGAATTATGTGAGAAAGCACACGCTTGATAACATGAAAAGCCTGCTCCAGAACGGGATGGAGGAGAAGCAGGCTGGCGTCCTTGCAAAGGGTAGGATTTTCGGCCCCAGGGCAGGTGAGTACGGGACGCGGATGCTTCCACTTGTCGAGGACTCGGTCTGGCGCACAGAGGATGAGCTTGCCGAGGTTTATGCGAGCTCGATGGGCCACATATACACAGAAGGGATACATGCTGCGCAGCAGCTCGACCTATACAGGAGCAACATCTCCAGGGTGGATCTGGTATCTCAAATCAGGGACTCCCACGACTGGGAGTTCATCGATCTCGACCATTACTTCGAGTTCTTTGGCGGTCTCTCGAGCGCTGTAAGGTCTGCAAGAGGGAGTGATCCAGTGATGCTCGTTTCAGACACCACCGGAGAGGTCATACGAACCGAGGATATCCGGTCCGCTGTGGAGATAGGGGTGCGCACCAGGCTTCTCAATCCCAGATGGATCGATGGCATGCTCGCCCACAGGTTCCACGGGGCCCAACAGATCGCGGATCGCATAGAGAACATGCTTGGCCTTGCTGCCACTACGCACTCCGTCGAGAGCTGGGTATGGTCATCAATAGCAGAGCGATACATGTTCGATGAGACCACAAGGCAGAAACTGCTCGAGAACAACCATTATGCTGCTGTGAAGATTGGTGAGTGGCTGATGGAAGCCCACCGGAGAGGCTACTGGAAAGCGGAAGACGATGAGATAGAGAGGCTGAGAAGAAGCTGCCTAGAGATGGAGGGGGAAATAGAGGATGGAGGCTCTAAATCCTGA
- a CDS encoding PQQ-binding-like beta-propeller repeat protein produces the protein MIGRTIALIIFITVFTASGADLGKDRPIAVYTGSEQEQPDIDGHIVVWADGRSGNFDIFMYDLEIGAERWVCIDPFIQINPAVSGYRIVWQDMRSGNADIYLYDVKNRVEQIVCGDNGNQTDPDIDGDVVVWSDDRDGDWNIYLKDISTNQQKRVTSAQNDQITPKVSEGRVVWADDRSGNFDIYMYDLKGGSEKAICTASGDQTLPAIDGEIIAWADNRSGEMDVAFYDLSSGKETVLARPGIQTAPSVWRRNITWQNNGTEIVLYNVDTGEERTLIRGPIVMEPAIGERGVVWTDYRQGLQDPDIYMWDRMILPDLPVTQGIFNHTNPSIFNDRVVWTDDRTGHYQVYMMNLTTGEEIRITNDDIDHSSPDISGDYVIYTDMRNGNLDVFLYDLRAGNERQLSKDPFDQRYPMIDGRYVVWMDNRTGSDQIYVYDVLQGSERQITTQQQAQLLSPVISGDRIVWADRRSGKWDIYMYNLTTGKETPICTNPANQVQPWIHGNTIVWADGRNALNASIRNWDIYSYNLTTGKETPICTNGYNQGAPCVYGSYVAWLDERGGAADIYLYDLEKGIEVPVSTLPMYQTPSDGKGDPYRVKPIASSRILSDKYIVWMDDSSGRPQIRARSPLWEPLLWLSTDFPSTNGSLMVWSDNRRGDWDIYGFDFFTRSEIPIVRAEGDQLYPRASGQNVVWSDYRSGSSDVYMINLTTGEVTDVATGPGDQVWADISEDRIVWMDNSSGNWDVVLYNISDGSTESLRKQGNQMYPKISGSLIAWQDDRSGNWDIYVYDLKTGNETKLTGDGDQVFPDVSGNTIVWEDRATGDIAYYIYDKKWSKRYPRPGMQTSPAVSGKYIAYVDDDGSLRRLDITTWKDDLIAAGPGQMKPDMDQKLVWLDSPRGKPRYESLVGEISVVCRAPGEQSRPAVSGNFVVWMDNRTGNPDIYVYDLFRNVEIPLAGGPLYDMYPDIRGTVIAWVGQNPQHDNWAVRTFDVITANRSQLTGAEFFTPSPISIGDKYLVWQDLSFAGWRLYKKLVYGGTEPVEAIPPSGTNPRTAGDIAVYQDNKDGNWNVYIWKGQQKNPVTLDPADQINPATDGYIVVYQDNRNGNWDIYAFDTNNSKEIRITSDTTDQTNPDIESGVIVWQDRRNGDWDIYAFDLSTGKEIPICIAPGDQTEPRIGSRKIVWTDNRSGDKDIYIYDSYSP, from the coding sequence ATGATCGGCAGAACAATAGCTCTCATCATTTTCATCACCGTGTTCACGGCATCCGGCGCAGATCTCGGAAAGGATCGCCCGATCGCTGTTTATACGGGATCCGAGCAGGAGCAACCTGATATCGACGGACACATAGTGGTATGGGCAGATGGCAGAAGCGGGAACTTCGATATCTTCATGTACGACCTGGAGATCGGTGCAGAGCGATGGGTCTGCATCGATCCATTCATTCAGATCAACCCAGCAGTATCCGGTTACAGAATAGTATGGCAGGACATGCGCAGCGGTAACGCCGACATATACCTTTACGACGTGAAGAATCGGGTCGAGCAGATCGTCTGCGGTGATAATGGAAATCAGACAGATCCAGATATTGATGGCGATGTGGTGGTATGGAGCGACGACAGGGACGGCGACTGGAACATATATCTAAAGGACATCTCGACGAACCAGCAGAAGCGTGTGACATCAGCTCAGAATGACCAGATCACCCCGAAGGTGAGCGAGGGTCGTGTGGTCTGGGCAGATGACAGGAGCGGGAACTTCGACATCTACATGTACGACCTCAAAGGTGGGTCTGAGAAGGCGATATGCACAGCATCCGGCGACCAGACGCTTCCGGCGATCGATGGAGAGATCATCGCGTGGGCTGACAACAGATCCGGCGAGATGGATGTCGCTTTCTATGATCTCTCCTCAGGTAAAGAGACAGTCCTGGCGAGGCCTGGCATCCAGACAGCACCCTCTGTTTGGAGAAGAAACATCACATGGCAGAACAACGGGACCGAGATAGTTCTCTACAACGTAGACACAGGCGAGGAGAGAACGCTCATCCGCGGTCCGATAGTGATGGAGCCAGCGATCGGCGAGAGGGGTGTGGTTTGGACTGACTACAGGCAGGGTTTGCAGGACCCGGATATCTACATGTGGGACAGGATGATACTGCCTGATCTCCCTGTGACCCAGGGTATATTCAACCACACGAATCCATCGATCTTTAATGACAGAGTTGTTTGGACGGACGATAGGACCGGGCACTACCAGGTTTATATGATGAATCTCACGACCGGAGAGGAGATCAGGATCACAAACGATGATATCGACCACAGCAGCCCTGACATCTCAGGGGATTACGTGATATACACAGACATGAGAAATGGCAACCTGGATGTATTTCTGTACGATCTCAGGGCGGGGAATGAGCGGCAGCTCTCGAAGGACCCATTCGATCAGAGATATCCGATGATCGACGGCAGGTATGTGGTATGGATGGACAACAGGACCGGCAGTGATCAGATCTACGTCTACGATGTACTCCAGGGATCTGAGAGGCAGATAACCACACAGCAGCAGGCGCAGCTTCTCTCTCCAGTGATATCGGGGGACAGGATCGTATGGGCTGATAGAAGATCGGGGAAATGGGACATCTACATGTACAACCTGACGACCGGAAAGGAGACTCCGATATGCACAAATCCCGCGAACCAGGTGCAGCCATGGATTCACGGGAATACGATAGTATGGGCTGATGGCAGGAACGCTCTGAATGCGAGCATCCGGAACTGGGACATTTACTCATACAACCTGACGACCGGAAAGGAGACTCCGATATGCACGAACGGCTACAACCAGGGGGCGCCCTGTGTCTACGGCAGTTACGTCGCATGGCTTGACGAGAGGGGAGGTGCAGCAGACATTTACCTCTACGACCTTGAGAAGGGCATAGAGGTGCCGGTCTCGACGCTTCCGATGTACCAGACGCCGAGCGACGGAAAAGGAGATCCATATAGAGTGAAGCCCATAGCCTCCAGCAGGATACTGAGCGACAAATACATCGTTTGGATGGACGACAGCTCTGGAAGGCCGCAGATAAGGGCGAGATCACCGCTCTGGGAGCCGCTGCTCTGGCTGAGCACAGACTTCCCCTCAACAAACGGCAGCCTGATGGTCTGGTCGGATAACAGGCGCGGCGACTGGGACATATACGGCTTCGATTTCTTCACGAGATCTGAGATTCCGATAGTCAGAGCTGAAGGGGATCAGCTGTACCCGAGGGCCTCTGGCCAGAACGTGGTCTGGTCAGACTATCGCTCAGGCAGCTCTGATGTGTACATGATCAATCTGACAACAGGGGAGGTCACAGATGTCGCGACAGGCCCCGGCGATCAGGTGTGGGCTGATATATCAGAGGACAGGATCGTCTGGATGGACAACTCATCAGGGAACTGGGATGTAGTGCTCTACAACATCTCCGATGGCAGTACAGAATCGTTGCGCAAGCAGGGCAACCAGATGTACCCGAAGATCTCAGGGAGCCTGATCGCGTGGCAGGATGACAGGAGCGGGAACTGGGACATATATGTATACGATCTGAAGACCGGCAACGAGACAAAGCTCACAGGCGATGGGGATCAGGTCTTCCCAGATGTATCGGGAAACACAATCGTCTGGGAGGATCGGGCCACCGGCGACATCGCCTACTACATCTACGATAAAAAGTGGAGCAAGAGGTATCCAAGGCCTGGAATGCAGACATCTCCAGCGGTTTCAGGAAAGTACATAGCATACGTCGATGATGACGGATCCCTGCGCAGGCTTGACATAACAACATGGAAGGATGATCTGATTGCAGCAGGGCCGGGCCAGATGAAGCCGGACATGGATCAGAAGCTCGTGTGGCTGGATTCGCCGAGGGGCAAGCCGAGATACGAGAGTCTTGTGGGGGAGATAAGCGTCGTGTGCAGGGCTCCGGGTGAGCAGAGCAGGCCAGCGGTTAGCGGAAACTTCGTCGTCTGGATGGACAACCGCACTGGCAATCCAGACATCTACGTCTACGATCTCTTCAGAAACGTTGAGATTCCTCTGGCCGGAGGCCCGCTCTACGATATGTACCCTGATATAAGAGGCACTGTGATAGCATGGGTCGGCCAGAACCCGCAGCATGACAACTGGGCTGTCAGAACATTCGATGTTATAACAGCGAACAGATCGCAGCTCACGGGCGCTGAGTTCTTCACCCCATCCCCGATATCGATCGGTGACAAGTATCTAGTCTGGCAGGACCTCTCTTTCGCTGGATGGCGGCTCTACAAGAAGCTAGTCTACGGAGGGACAGAGCCTGTGGAGGCGATACCTCCGAGCGGAACGAATCCTAGAACAGCAGGAGATATCGCTGTCTATCAGGACAACAAGGACGGGAACTGGAACGTCTACATCTGGAAAGGACAGCAGAAGAATCCAGTAACATTGGATCCGGCGGATCAGATCAACCCTGCGACGGATGGATACATCGTGGTCTACCAGGATAACAGAAATGGCAACTGGGACATCTATGCCTTCGATACAAACAACAGCAAGGAGATACGGATAACGTCTGATACAACCGACCAGACGAATCCAGATATCGAGAGCGGTGTTATCGTCTGGCAGGACAGGAGGAACGGCGACTGGGACATCTATGCCTTCGATCTCTCTACAGGTAAGGAGATCCCGATATGCATAGCCCCGGGAGATCAGACAGAGCCGCGCATAGGGAGCAGGAAGATAGTGTGGACGGACAACCGCAGCGGAGACAAAGACATCTACATATACGACAGCTATTCGCCATGA
- a CDS encoding elongation factor 1-beta produces MGTVAAKIRVMPESTDIDMESLKESIKSAVPASAKLHAMDVRPIAFGLKALIAVVLLDDKAGGGTEEVEEAFSKVKGVESVEVEEVGLI; encoded by the coding sequence ATGGGAACTGTAGCCGCAAAGATCAGAGTCATGCCTGAGAGCACTGACATAGACATGGAATCGCTGAAGGAATCCATCAAGTCAGCTGTTCCAGCATCTGCAAAGCTCCACGCGATGGATGTGCGACCGATCGCCTTCGGCCTCAAGGCGCTGATAGCTGTTGTCCTCCTTGACGACAAGGCTGGTGGTGGGACTGAGGAGGTTGAAGAGGCTTTCTCGAAGGTGAAGGGCGTGGAGTCTGTAGAGGTCGAAGAGGTAGGCCTCATCTGA